The Halalkalicoccus sp. CGA53 genome window below encodes:
- a CDS encoding BGTF surface domain-containing protein: MSLERLVAVGDGEADWQSVEEAVGEVLDREPIEEKAIGDLIVLFGITVEAGIAGRERESEHLVEALQDAYDELSEPLPELEEQPIALLPIRLETRFVDGDGGRGFLEDDNDPEQLLVRVYPDQVHVDAHESELTEDEVEWGTYFWTVLWFARHPNPEVVEDANGYLEERIPDRRLRSVVESLAGDVSTGKFSGGHHDRYHELKERAWKKLLDRFGRERAAFVVHSLEPTDKGLAVDLLTAPPKPPDDGYDRPLGRIVHKEEGQLIDREVERPDVIERPTEEELDVIEEPDDELHVEDPIEEELDVVEEPVEGEEDRTRPRTRVHASQARRIDPSERMRTRTGSRIVRDHRTERPAAGDAEAAESDDEVAEELPELPALPERLSPLSFPEVPRRPESWTKSARAKLLPDRWVAIAEWEDAGGTSHRTAVAGEAIPDPLQVGPGLESVAEELLSETLESDSPAAEGTEWLVDFREAENVGMALRLPLGALAGFDHRRGFDRLSVVGVKASMNASETPNALGDLLDAHHYTDGLSFVEQGTPTNNHDLPSGYSRADDPRETMEIECVPPKVESYDRSDGDLLARALAIDRGDGTDHVFANVANADGTEQRDARHMNSALWPATLGYSLQHVLVDNKFVGNQSLWGNRDDKGGPTVNTHLLWLDAYRRHFIRYVRGRGPFPALRIGAHPYGILPTTAVETERDLSVLESSLLPDLLASRVNIEEIRDRGYDLEDLASGGIDPELLIEAGARSDAVIEAGAEPSHLVRGSTQEAIEVNQERITPPGLIRDGVGLTATSRLSRDRLADVGIDTDRLASVGIAPGDLARGAVTDDRLAEAGVSIKQVAEAVLCDEARKLGITPEAMARARVAPTALLRGEFSDRDIEALGLDTRAVAEAVLPRNLKRAGVTPKILQDAGVSPRALVNGEVEDGTLEAAGIDFATVAETILPNEMLATGITSDRLSEAGVTVAELFNGTIADETLRSVGITTDAVADALVPTGLREAGVTAAALEDVGVTPAAVLNGAVTPVDLEEAGFDPRTLAEASVLPKVLTALGDGLGEFITAGLDTESLLSNGVTTRTLMDAGVDPETLIKAGLTREQFEAAGVDPSRSDEEDETDGIESEPDLAAGTAATTGGDPTADALSEDVLYARSMTEDLKQAERELYRFSFDPATPREGLGPGSNSEIERTPERTASTRSVDEGGVEGSYGLVEDGGTRLVSPTLLDSFMRNRLRERVVGFGAQWSAAAAELPFGSDVDEDALIRLLKRTAVSSDVRHRTMVYSGEDHETEDPVGSEVADLFLPGHRRTVRNALERAGATDLDPRVGSLYPFDGDLTPQLDLNSGIPRFSHFQQFHDVVGSPHRGIVSPYDDVDANIDAFVDILLARSPRAIDQLGHPLDLWQDERITVHIPYAPSYPWVGIDFDVLDLSREEWAGLGMTAQRKRFVEQIETSDDPIGLVERMVAESRGTDKPTVMAENAADFGDSGALRSLLRILLQFGTLQAYITARRRIGAEFSDHPDGWPEPSLWTDDRGPLDSLDDPVPPALALRPDVDPEMSYGDLLRIVAREGSSSTSIDPRTSEYADSLAYLRDRDPVSLAAAMHETLDLANHRLDAWWTSIATKDLLELREVQGTEGDGLDAMTWAGPDGNVQLTTVEPGLSGSFFGDSEGSEEFEGDDSRTIPDGGEEESDRSRRRARRRDHRTEDEEPVTDEPSDDESKKEPDRPRQQVRARRGSNEQVRDHRTEDEERGSDKPSAPVETQNEPKHDPDSLLRRAEDDPGLYVGGYGFVEELRPNLDEATGPEYIHTPSEGHATTAALLRSGLDAHTADEGGNIMGIDLSPERVRAGLWLIRGVRRGGSLGQLLGFRFERRLHEETLADAEELDREEVDLMRYLRAFRSAFPAIVDKIERPDDTRGSDDGRKAELAGRDTVDGYRLVKRWDRYPFGRGDELPDAQVDVTEYAVLEGIVEELRTAVRAAGDLLTAESVHQLGQGNFERAGGSIDALAKGEAFPDPAVVQTPRTNTGFPHRHCVLLDATEEPPRGTPRGRVEPAIATWVEHLLPDPDSVECRATIRWTDGDDEPRSTSTTVTLSELELGPLDTLYLFGSDAEGARAELESLLAYRLLRDPPEEGIPADSAVELAFAETEREEVISVAAVLEFARSLRTLVQESRPVRADDLTHPTEARGPGLDEATLEVMEERAGAAWTGLYTWAEVLDERLALLDADHSIGDATAGLPRPHDGEPIGEDAGSDGGWEALAGDPLLPGSEATAARDKMDDRSRTVTGQVDWLAETAEDVQKEVPLSKLGALSNSVNADELEGELRSLLESLPVGPSTRSAVREPVTARSSPDAIIAGAVESELADSDVLADKAEPDGSTFGTDIGSFLNRTASALNALPSDASPLDDDETVAVTIWGSDGSGWFERETSVSVDADGTFTASVDLSSVAPGTPFTVAAILESDGEVVYAADGRVVRDGPRDRPDPGEVLATRCPNLRRLLSILDASSVLNAENAPLGALAAAIEAADWERIAEEREGMEPDGTVLTEEDIAAVDALLALGNVDPEEFTSAALSLIDPVSRSGLHDLFLVTGENPDVGGSIRYMQRSTLTEVRARLHRLLEGPAPADDGHPSRLLAYDQRIARKLADRSDGVVVAAYLDAFLAASGSVIRYLSREDIEAIPLISGLTAWLYDPDAVKDPKKLATLLRNLSASVEEYPALAALFEALPAKGGSSPLAEFVSHLETVADLVEEGPEELPADNTAGTVPSAQSTVEELSSAIDELKRAIDGVVAEEPVDEAFREGILESLRGPMAAVARYGVLGATPRTPVGGTPDAERQLCVQARAVLRRVRGRLVEMEPPDEEDALEARVGAEVNRLETLFGDGFVVLPPFTPTNPGELRTTFTSEDLVPDDRELAAETWLQRAATVRDRIDHFREARTYGEVLTGTHAQPLTIGQVPYEPGDTWVGVDGVDPLPGRLSVVAAFGPVLDPADVDGRMVGLFVDEWHESVPHETETTGVALHYNDPGNRAPNAVLLVPPPPDRSLTLSDIAAAIAEISEWARRRAVDYGDMNGIDHLLPGLYLPVAGARRRQPLVDLRMLDWYDWTAVDALLEPAFFRDQVVRSGGTETVLGGGGG, translated from the coding sequence GTGAGTCTAGAACGCCTCGTTGCTGTCGGGGACGGCGAGGCCGACTGGCAATCGGTCGAGGAGGCCGTCGGTGAAGTCCTCGACCGTGAGCCGATCGAAGAGAAGGCGATCGGAGATCTGATCGTCCTCTTCGGGATCACGGTCGAAGCCGGCATCGCTGGGCGCGAGCGGGAGTCCGAGCACCTCGTCGAGGCCCTTCAGGACGCGTACGACGAGCTCTCCGAACCCCTTCCAGAACTCGAGGAACAGCCGATCGCGCTCCTCCCGATACGACTCGAGACCCGCTTCGTAGATGGGGACGGGGGCCGGGGGTTCCTGGAAGATGATAATGATCCCGAACAGCTGCTCGTGCGGGTCTACCCCGACCAGGTTCACGTGGACGCCCACGAGTCCGAACTAACGGAGGACGAGGTCGAGTGGGGGACGTACTTCTGGACGGTGCTCTGGTTCGCCCGACACCCCAATCCAGAAGTGGTGGAGGACGCGAACGGCTACCTCGAGGAGCGGATCCCCGATCGTCGGCTGCGATCGGTCGTCGAGAGCCTCGCCGGTGACGTTTCAACGGGTAAGTTCTCCGGTGGACACCACGATCGTTATCATGAACTGAAAGAACGCGCCTGGAAGAAGCTGCTCGACCGGTTCGGCCGCGAGCGGGCGGCGTTCGTCGTCCATAGTCTCGAACCGACTGATAAGGGGCTCGCGGTGGATCTGCTGACGGCGCCTCCAAAGCCGCCGGACGACGGCTACGACCGCCCACTCGGTAGAATCGTGCATAAAGAGGAGGGGCAGCTCATCGACAGAGAGGTGGAGCGGCCGGACGTAATCGAACGGCCGACCGAAGAGGAACTCGACGTGATCGAGGAACCGGACGACGAACTCCATGTGGAGGATCCGATCGAAGAGGAACTCGACGTCGTGGAGGAGCCGGTTGAAGGGGAAGAGGACCGGACGCGGCCGAGGACCAGGGTTCACGCCTCACAGGCGAGACGGATCGATCCCTCCGAGCGAATGCGAACCCGGACGGGCTCGCGGATCGTCCGAGACCACCGTACCGAGCGGCCAGCAGCCGGTGATGCAGAGGCCGCAGAGTCGGACGACGAGGTGGCTGAGGAGCTTCCGGAGCTACCGGCCTTGCCTGAGCGACTGTCCCCGCTTTCTTTCCCAGAGGTCCCGCGACGACCGGAGTCGTGGACGAAAAGCGCCCGCGCGAAACTCCTTCCAGACCGCTGGGTCGCGATCGCCGAGTGGGAAGACGCCGGTGGCACGAGCCACCGAACGGCCGTGGCTGGCGAGGCGATCCCCGACCCCCTTCAGGTGGGGCCGGGACTGGAGTCGGTGGCAGAAGAGCTGCTTTCAGAGACCCTTGAAAGCGACTCGCCGGCTGCTGAAGGAACCGAGTGGCTTGTCGACTTTCGGGAGGCTGAGAACGTCGGCATGGCCCTTCGGCTCCCGCTAGGCGCCCTCGCCGGGTTCGACCATCGCCGCGGATTCGACCGACTCTCTGTCGTCGGGGTGAAGGCCTCGATGAACGCGTCGGAGACACCCAACGCGCTCGGAGACCTCCTCGACGCGCACCACTACACGGATGGACTTTCGTTCGTCGAACAGGGCACGCCCACGAACAACCACGACCTCCCGTCGGGCTACTCCCGGGCGGACGACCCACGCGAGACTATGGAGATCGAGTGCGTCCCCCCGAAGGTCGAGTCATATGATCGCAGCGATGGTGACCTCCTCGCTCGTGCGCTAGCTATCGATCGGGGGGACGGGACTGACCACGTCTTCGCGAACGTCGCCAATGCTGACGGGACCGAACAGCGCGATGCCCGCCATATGAACTCCGCGCTGTGGCCGGCGACCCTAGGCTACTCGCTCCAGCACGTTCTGGTCGACAACAAATTCGTGGGGAACCAGAGCCTCTGGGGCAATCGGGACGACAAGGGTGGGCCGACTGTCAATACGCACCTACTGTGGCTCGACGCCTACCGGCGGCACTTCATCAGGTACGTTCGGGGCCGGGGTCCGTTTCCCGCACTGCGAATTGGAGCCCACCCGTACGGGATCTTGCCGACGACCGCCGTCGAGACCGAACGCGACCTCTCGGTGCTCGAGTCGTCGCTGCTCCCCGACCTGCTCGCCTCACGGGTCAACATCGAGGAAATTCGGGACCGAGGCTACGACCTCGAGGACCTCGCGTCCGGCGGGATCGATCCGGAACTGCTCATCGAAGCGGGGGCCCGGTCGGACGCGGTGATCGAGGCCGGTGCGGAGCCGTCACACCTCGTTCGCGGGTCGACCCAGGAGGCAATCGAGGTTAACCAGGAACGGATCACTCCCCCGGGACTGATCCGGGATGGGGTCGGCCTCACCGCGACGTCGAGGCTCTCTCGTGACCGGCTCGCGGATGTCGGTATCGATACCGACCGCCTCGCCTCGGTTGGGATCGCGCCCGGTGATCTCGCGCGGGGTGCGGTGACCGACGACCGGCTCGCCGAGGCGGGAGTTTCGATCAAGCAGGTCGCCGAGGCAGTGCTGTGCGATGAGGCGAGGAAGCTCGGGATCACCCCCGAGGCGATGGCCCGCGCCAGGGTGGCCCCGACGGCGCTCCTCCGCGGCGAGTTCTCCGATCGTGATATCGAAGCGCTCGGGCTCGATACCCGAGCGGTCGCCGAGGCCGTCCTCCCACGGAATCTCAAGCGCGCCGGCGTTACCCCAAAGATCCTCCAGGACGCCGGGGTCTCTCCGCGGGCACTCGTCAACGGCGAGGTCGAGGACGGGACGCTGGAGGCGGCCGGGATCGACTTCGCCACGGTCGCCGAGACGATATTACCGAACGAGATGCTGGCGACGGGGATTACCTCTGACCGGCTCTCGGAGGCAGGCGTGACCGTTGCGGAGCTGTTCAACGGGACGATCGCCGACGAGACGCTCCGGTCGGTGGGGATCACCACCGACGCGGTCGCCGACGCACTGGTACCCACCGGACTTCGGGAGGCGGGAGTCACCGCTGCCGCCCTCGAGGACGTCGGAGTCACGCCAGCCGCCGTGCTCAACGGGGCCGTGACCCCCGTGGACCTAGAAGAGGCCGGGTTCGACCCCCGGACACTCGCCGAGGCGAGTGTCCTCCCCAAGGTGCTTACCGCGCTTGGCGACGGACTGGGGGAGTTCATCACCGCCGGGCTCGATACAGAATCGCTCCTCTCGAACGGGGTGACGACGAGGACACTGATGGACGCAGGCGTCGATCCGGAGACGCTGATAAAGGCAGGGCTGACGCGAGAGCAATTCGAGGCGGCCGGCGTTGATCCGAGCCGATCTGATGAAGAAGACGAAACGGACGGGATCGAGTCGGAGCCCGATCTCGCCGCCGGCACCGCCGCTACAACAGGAGGCGACCCGACGGCCGACGCGCTGTCGGAGGACGTCCTCTACGCCCGTTCCATGACGGAGGACCTCAAGCAAGCTGAACGGGAGCTCTACCGGTTCAGCTTCGATCCGGCGACGCCACGCGAGGGACTGGGCCCCGGCTCGAACAGCGAGATCGAGAGGACCCCAGAGCGGACGGCGTCAACACGGTCTGTGGACGAGGGCGGCGTCGAGGGATCGTACGGGCTCGTCGAGGACGGGGGAACCCGTCTAGTCTCGCCGACCCTCCTCGACAGTTTCATGCGGAACCGGCTCCGCGAGCGCGTCGTCGGCTTCGGCGCCCAGTGGAGCGCCGCCGCGGCAGAACTCCCGTTCGGCTCGGACGTCGACGAGGATGCGCTCATCCGCCTGCTTAAGCGGACGGCCGTCTCCTCCGACGTTCGCCACCGGACCATGGTCTACTCGGGCGAGGATCACGAAACGGAGGATCCGGTGGGCTCCGAAGTGGCCGACCTGTTTCTCCCGGGCCACCGTCGGACCGTCCGGAACGCCCTTGAGCGCGCCGGGGCGACCGACCTGGACCCGCGAGTCGGCTCGCTGTACCCCTTTGATGGGGACTTGACCCCGCAGCTCGATCTCAACTCTGGGATTCCGCGATTCTCCCACTTCCAGCAGTTCCACGACGTGGTCGGATCCCCACACAGAGGGATCGTCTCGCCGTACGACGACGTCGACGCCAACATCGACGCGTTCGTCGACATCCTGCTCGCGAGGAGCCCGCGCGCGATCGACCAACTCGGCCACCCGCTCGATCTCTGGCAGGACGAACGAATCACTGTACACATTCCGTACGCCCCATCGTACCCGTGGGTGGGGATCGACTTCGACGTCCTTGACCTCTCCAGAGAGGAGTGGGCGGGCCTGGGCATGACCGCCCAGCGAAAGCGGTTCGTCGAGCAAATCGAGACTAGCGACGACCCGATCGGCCTCGTCGAGCGAATGGTAGCGGAGAGCCGGGGGACCGACAAACCGACGGTGATGGCCGAGAACGCGGCCGACTTCGGGGACTCGGGCGCGCTCCGGTCGCTGCTTCGGATCCTGTTGCAGTTCGGGACGCTTCAAGCGTATATCACCGCGAGACGAAGGATCGGCGCCGAGTTCAGCGATCACCCGGACGGATGGCCAGAGCCGTCGCTCTGGACGGACGACCGTGGCCCGCTCGACAGCCTCGACGACCCGGTTCCGCCGGCGCTAGCGCTCCGGCCGGACGTCGATCCGGAGATGAGTTACGGTGATCTTCTCCGGATCGTCGCTCGGGAGGGTTCCTCGTCCACGTCGATCGATCCGCGGACGAGCGAGTACGCCGACAGTCTGGCGTACCTCCGCGACCGCGATCCCGTCTCGCTCGCGGCGGCGATGCACGAGACGCTCGATCTCGCGAACCACCGTCTCGACGCCTGGTGGACGTCGATCGCAACGAAGGACCTCCTGGAGCTCCGCGAGGTTCAGGGGACCGAGGGCGACGGTCTCGATGCGATGACCTGGGCGGGTCCGGACGGCAACGTCCAGCTCACGACGGTGGAGCCTGGGCTCTCCGGCTCGTTCTTCGGCGACTCCGAGGGATCAGAGGAATTCGAGGGGGACGACTCCCGAACGATCCCCGACGGTGGCGAGGAAGAGTCCGATCGTTCCCGTCGACGTGCGAGAAGACGCGACCATCGGACGGAGGACGAAGAACCCGTGACCGACGAGCCATCGGACGACGAATCCAAGAAGGAACCTGATCGTCCCCGTCAACAAGTGAGAGCACGTCGGGGGTCCAATGAACAGGTACGCGACCATCGAACAGAGGACGAAGAACGGGGAAGCGACAAGCCATCTGCCCCCGTTGAAACCCAGAACGAACCCAAGCACGATCCCGACTCGCTACTCCGTCGGGCCGAGGACGATCCCGGGTTGTACGTCGGCGGCTACGGGTTCGTTGAGGAACTCCGACCGAACCTGGACGAAGCGACCGGACCTGAGTACATTCACACTCCATCCGAGGGACACGCGACGACGGCCGCGTTGCTCCGGAGTGGGCTCGACGCGCACACAGCCGACGAGGGCGGGAACATCATGGGGATTGACCTCTCGCCAGAGCGGGTCCGAGCGGGGCTGTGGCTCATCAGGGGCGTTCGTCGGGGTGGATCCCTTGGCCAACTGCTCGGGTTCCGGTTCGAGCGGCGACTGCACGAGGAAACCCTTGCCGATGCCGAGGAACTGGACCGCGAGGAGGTGGATCTCATGCGATACCTGCGTGCGTTCCGCTCGGCGTTCCCGGCGATCGTTGATAAGATCGAACGGCCCGACGACACCAGGGGGAGCGACGACGGCCGGAAGGCCGAGCTCGCCGGCCGCGACACCGTCGACGGCTACCGCCTCGTGAAGCGATGGGATCGCTACCCGTTCGGCCGCGGTGATGAACTCCCAGACGCCCAGGTTGACGTCACGGAGTACGCGGTCCTTGAAGGAATCGTCGAGGAGCTGCGGACGGCCGTCCGCGCCGCGGGCGACCTGCTGACCGCCGAGAGCGTCCACCAGCTCGGCCAGGGCAACTTCGAGAGGGCCGGCGGCTCGATCGACGCGCTAGCCAAGGGGGAGGCGTTCCCCGACCCAGCGGTCGTCCAGACCCCGCGAACGAACACCGGCTTCCCCCACCGCCACTGCGTCTTGTTGGACGCGACGGAGGAGCCCCCGAGGGGAACTCCACGCGGGCGGGTGGAGCCCGCGATAGCGACCTGGGTCGAGCACTTGCTTCCCGACCCCGATTCGGTCGAGTGTCGGGCGACGATCCGCTGGACGGACGGGGACGACGAGCCCAGATCGACATCGACGACCGTGACCCTGTCAGAGTTGGAGCTTGGCCCGCTCGACACCCTCTACCTGTTCGGATCCGACGCGGAGGGGGCGCGAGCGGAGCTTGAGTCGCTGCTTGCCTACCGGCTGCTGCGCGACCCCCCCGAGGAGGGGATCCCGGCGGATTCAGCGGTCGAGCTAGCGTTCGCGGAGACCGAACGCGAGGAAGTGATAAGCGTCGCGGCCGTCCTCGAGTTCGCTCGGAGCTTGCGGACGCTCGTCCAGGAGTCGCGTCCGGTGCGGGCAGACGACCTGACCCATCCCACCGAAGCACGCGGGCCGGGCCTCGACGAGGCGACCCTTGAGGTAATGGAAGAACGTGCAGGAGCTGCCTGGACCGGTCTTTACACGTGGGCTGAGGTCCTCGATGAGCGTCTGGCGCTGCTTGACGCCGATCACTCGATCGGCGACGCGACCGCCGGCCTCCCGCGACCCCATGATGGGGAGCCTATTGGCGAGGACGCGGGATCCGACGGAGGCTGGGAGGCGCTCGCCGGCGATCCACTGCTGCCCGGCTCTGAAGCGACCGCCGCACGCGACAAGATGGACGACCGGTCGCGGACGGTGACCGGACAGGTCGACTGGCTCGCCGAGACGGCCGAGGACGTTCAAAAAGAGGTCCCACTCTCGAAGCTCGGAGCACTCTCGAACTCAGTCAACGCTGACGAACTCGAGGGCGAACTCCGCAGTCTATTGGAATCGTTGCCTGTCGGACCGAGCACGCGGAGCGCCGTCCGTGAACCGGTCACTGCTCGCTCATCGCCCGACGCCATCATCGCGGGTGCTGTCGAGAGCGAACTGGCTGATTCCGACGTGCTCGCGGACAAAGCCGAGCCGGACGGATCGACCTTCGGGACTGATATCGGAAGCTTCCTGAACCGCACTGCTTCCGCGCTCAACGCCCTACCCTCCGATGCCTCCCCGTTGGACGACGACGAAACTGTCGCGGTCACCATCTGGGGAAGCGACGGCAGCGGTTGGTTCGAGCGCGAGACGAGCGTCTCCGTGGACGCTGACGGCACGTTCACCGCCTCGGTCGACCTCTCATCGGTGGCGCCCGGCACTCCATTCACTGTCGCGGCGATACTTGAGAGCGACGGCGAGGTCGTCTACGCCGCCGACGGTCGGGTCGTCCGCGATGGACCCAGGGACCGGCCGGACCCGGGTGAGGTGCTCGCAACCCGGTGTCCGAACCTCCGACGTTTGCTGTCGATCCTCGACGCCTCGAGCGTCCTAAATGCAGAGAACGCTCCCCTTGGTGCGCTGGCGGCGGCGATCGAGGCGGCAGACTGGGAGCGAATCGCCGAAGAACGGGAGGGGATGGAGCCCGACGGGACCGTGCTGACCGAGGAGGACATCGCGGCGGTCGACGCGCTGCTGGCCCTCGGGAACGTCGATCCGGAGGAATTCACGTCGGCCGCGCTCAGCCTGATCGATCCCGTAAGCCGAAGCGGGCTCCACGACCTGTTCCTCGTCACGGGCGAGAACCCCGACGTCGGCGGGTCGATCCGATATATGCAACGGTCGACGCTCACCGAGGTCAGGGCAAGGCTCCACCGGCTGCTTGAGGGCCCAGCGCCGGCCGACGATGGACACCCGTCCCGGCTGCTCGCCTACGACCAGCGAATCGCACGCAAACTCGCGGATCGGTCAGACGGAGTCGTCGTCGCTGCCTACCTCGATGCGTTCCTCGCTGCGTCCGGATCGGTCATTCGGTATCTCTCCCGCGAGGACATCGAGGCGATTCCGCTCATATCGGGATTGACAGCTTGGCTGTACGACCCGGACGCGGTAAAGGACCCGAAGAAACTGGCTACCCTCCTTCGAAACCTCTCGGCGTCGGTCGAAGAGTACCCGGCGCTCGCCGCGCTGTTCGAGGCTCTGCCTGCGAAGGGGGGATCGAGCCCGCTCGCCGAGTTCGTCTCCCACCTTGAGACGGTGGCGGATTTGGTTGAGGAGGGTCCGGAGGAGCTCCCCGCCGACAACACGGCTGGGACGGTTCCGAGCGCTCAATCGACCGTCGAGGAGCTTTCGTCCGCTATCGACGAGCTGAAGCGGGCGATAGACGGAGTTGTGGCCGAGGAGCCCGTGGACGAAGCGTTCCGGGAGGGCATCCTCGAGAGCCTCCGCGGGCCGATGGCAGCGGTCGCCCGATACGGCGTCCTGGGGGCGACGCCGCGCACTCCCGTTGGCGGTACGCCCGATGCCGAACGTCAGCTCTGCGTGCAGGCCCGTGCGGTGCTGCGGCGTGTTCGTGGGCGTCTGGTCGAGATGGAGCCACCGGACGAGGAGGACGCCCTCGAGGCCCGCGTGGGAGCGGAGGTCAACCGGCTGGAAACCCTCTTCGGCGACGGCTTCGTCGTCTTGCCCCCCTTCACGCCTACGAACCCGGGGGAGCTCCGGACCACGTTCACGAGCGAGGACCTCGTTCCGGACGATCGGGAGCTCGCAGCGGAGACATGGCTGCAACGAGCAGCGACGGTCCGCGATCGGATCGACCATTTCCGCGAGGCCAGGACCTACGGCGAGGTGCTCACCGGCACCCACGCCCAGCCACTGACGATCGGTCAGGTCCCCTACGAGCCGGGAGACACCTGGGTCGGCGTTGACGGGGTCGATCCGCTGCCGGGCCGGCTGTCGGTGGTTGCGGCGTTCGGACCGGTCCTCGACCCGGCGGATGTCGACGGGCGGATGGTCGGCCTGTTCGTCGACGAGTGGCACGAGAGTGTCCCCCACGAGACCGAGACGACAGGGGTCGCGTTACACTACAACGACCCCGGTAACCGCGCGCCCAACGCCGTCCTCCTCGTCCCGCCGCCGCCCGACCGGTCGCTCACGCTCTCCGACATCGCGGCGGCAATCGCGGAGATTAGCGAGTGGGCCCGCCGGCGAGCGGTCGACTACGGCGACATGAACGGGATCGATCACCTCCTGCCGGGGCTCTACCTTCCGGTCGCGGGCGCCAGGCGACGACAGCCGCTCGTCGACCTCCGGATGCTTGACTGGTACGACTGGACGGCTGTCGACGCTCTCCTTGAGCCGGCCTTCTTCCGCGACCAGGTCGTCCGCTCCGGCGGGACGGAGACAGTGCTTGGGGGTGGGGGTGGATGA